TGGCGAATTTGGCGGTGGTTCCTGGGGAATTCGTCGTGGGCCAACCGGCTTTGATGATATTGTAACCTACAGTGACTTGCGATTGATGGGTGGTGTGGAGACCAAGCATACTAACGGCATGATCAGCCAGTTCGAAATCGGCTATGTCTTCAATCGTAAGCTGGAATACAAGTCGGATATCGGCAATTACGATATTTCTCCAACCGGTATGATTCGCTATCAGCTGACTTTCTGAGTCTTATAAATCGCAGTTGATGTCGATCCAGGTCCGTTTGTCAAACGATTCGAGTACCGAGTCGGCAATCAATTGGGCAGAGGCACCGTGGTCAAAACCGGGGACCGCGTCCCGTTCTTCTACGATAGCGGAGACAAATTCATAGACCAGATCATAGCGGAAGACGGTACTGGGAACGCCTTCGTTTGGCTTTCGGAGGCTGCCTTCAATCACCAGAAACTCTTCCGGGACGGGCAGTTTTTCCATGGTCTGGCCCGGTTTTCCGATCAGGATGTTGTTGGGATCAGTTAACTGATAAGCAGCTGAGCCTTCGGAACCGTTGACTTCAGCCCACTCGTAGCCAAAGCCGTCGTTGTGATAACCTTTCATCAGGGTGCTACCTTCCCAGACGCCGACAGCTCCGTTTTCAAATTGTCCGATGAGCGAAGACCAGTCGTCGACTTCCGATGGTTCACATGGCTCTCCGTCTGCTGTTTTATCCCGGGGTACAAACTGCGCCACCGCCCCACAAATGCTTTTGATCGGACCGAGCAGGTCTTGTGCAAAGTCGATGCGGTGAATGGTCATGTCAAACAGATCGCCGGCACCAGCCAGTTTTTTACTTTGACGCCAGCCCCAACTAGACTCGGGCCAATCGAGAAACCGCTGGCTGCGGAAGTGCCGGGGAACGCCGAGTGCGCCGGATTCTACCAGATGCTTCACGTACCGCATCGAGGGGGCAAAGCGATAAGTAAACGCCGTCATGTGTCGCAAGTTGGCGTCGCGGGCAGCGCGGAACATTTCAGCTGATTCAGTATAGTTTAAGCCCAACGGCTTTTCACACATGACATGCTTGCCGCCTTTGATGCAGGCCAACGCGATTTCGTGGTGTGTGAAATTCGGAGTCGCAATGATCACGGCATCGACTTCGGGGTCGCTGGCAATCTCTTCGTACTTCGTCGTGACTTTGGTTTTTCCCCAGTCTGTCTGGCGTTGTGCCAGTAGTTCAGAATTAGGGTCACAAATCGAGACCAGTTCGGCGCGCGGATCGAGATTGATGCCTGGAACATGGTGGTAATCGGAGACTGCGCCGGCACCGATAATTCCGATACGTACTAAATCTGTCATGAATAAACCTTAGCGTTTTTCTCTTTAATCAAATCGGGAATCAAATCGGGCGGTGGTGACTTATTTTTGGTGCAGTTGCGCAAGCAGTGCGAGTGCTTCCTCGTGTGTATGGATCGATTCTTCCAACTGAGCGTCCTGAATCCGCGTTAGCAGTTCTTTAAACTCGGGTCCTGTTTGAATGCCGTAGTCAATCAAATCATTTCCCGTGATAAGTGGGGGAGGATTCAATACCTCGATGGGAGTATGATCCCGATACTGGCGACAAAATTCAAGGTCTTCCAAAGATTGTTTTTGAGAAGTCAAATCTGCATGTGCCAGTTCAAACAGGTAAGGACAATTCTCATGAGCCAGGAGTCGTTTGAGTTGTGAGAGTTTAAATCCGGGCGCACCATGCAGGCTGGTTCGATGTTCAATCAGCCAGAGGACCAGGTGAAGACCATGGTTGGAAAACCGAAGTTGTTTGCAGATCTGATGGGCTGCATCAAGCTGATCAGCGGGGGTTGGTGCCGGCAAATCCAGCAGTAACGCAGCAAAAGCGGTCTCAAAGTTAGCAGTGGTTAACTGCTCAAGTCGATCCAGCGTTCGGTTCCAGAGGGGGCGATTTTCCTCGTTTTCCCATAGTGGTGCGAGTTCGGGGATGACCGGTTTCATTAAACCGGCGCTTTGAACGAGGTCGATGGCATCTTTGCGGTGGGGGTGGACCAGCATTTTCCGCAATTCTTCGGATATCCGCTCCGGACTGACCACCGTG
This window of the Gimesia fumaroli genome carries:
- a CDS encoding CCA tRNA nucleotidyltransferase, with amino-acid sequence MKHSEPYIAAVDIVRKLRDAGFQALWAGGCVRDLLLVKEPKDYDVATNALPEEVRHLFGKRRTLAVGASFGVIIVRGHQPDCDVEIATFRSEGPYLDGRRPEHVKFTTAEEDAQRRDFTINGMFYDPINESIYDYVGGKADLQQHLIRAIGNPLERMQEDKLRLLRAIRFAATLGFHLAESTFHAVQTMANEITVVSPERISEELRKMLVHPHRKDAIDLVQSAGLMKPVIPELAPLWENEENRPLWNRTLDRLEQLTTANFETAFAALLLDLPAPTPADQLDAAHQICKQLRFSNHGLHLVLWLIEHRTSLHGAPGFKLSQLKRLLAHENCPYLFELAHADLTSQKQSLEDLEFCRQYRDHTPIEVLNPPPLITGNDLIDYGIQTGPEFKELLTRIQDAQLEESIHTHEEALALLAQLHQK
- a CDS encoding Gfo/Idh/MocA family protein encodes the protein MTDLVRIGIIGAGAVSDYHHVPGINLDPRAELVSICDPNSELLAQRQTDWGKTKVTTKYEEIASDPEVDAVIIATPNFTHHEIALACIKGGKHVMCEKPLGLNYTESAEMFRAARDANLRHMTAFTYRFAPSMRYVKHLVESGALGVPRHFRSQRFLDWPESSWGWRQSKKLAGAGDLFDMTIHRIDFAQDLLGPIKSICGAVAQFVPRDKTADGEPCEPSEVDDWSSLIGQFENGAVGVWEGSTLMKGYHNDGFGYEWAEVNGSEGSAAYQLTDPNNILIGKPGQTMEKLPVPEEFLVIEGSLRKPNEGVPSTVFRYDLVYEFVSAIVEERDAVPGFDHGASAQLIADSVLESFDKRTWIDINCDL